In the genome of Streptomyces sp. P3, the window GAGATGGAGAGAACGACATGCTTGTGAGACCCGTCATCGCCTGCGCCGGCCTGGTGGCAGGCGCGCTCGTCGCGTTGTCCGGCACCACGGCGCAGGCCGCCACCACCCGCTACGAGGCCGAGGCCTCCCCGGCGGTCTGCACCGGCACCATCGACTCCGACTGGACCGGGTACTCGGGCAGCGGTTTCTGCAACGGAGCCAACTCGACCGGCGGATACGCCCAGTTCACCGTCAATGCCGCTACGGCCGGCACGGCGACGCTGAGCGTCCGCTTCGCCAACGGCGCCGCGGCCGCCCGCCCGGCCGCGCTGGTCGTCAACGGCACCACCGTGCAGACGCCGTCCTTCGAGGCCACCGGCGCCTGGTCGACGTGGGTCACCAAGACGCTCACCGTGTCGCTCGTCGCCGGCGCCAACACGGTCCGGCTCGATCCCACCACGTCCGCCGGACTGCCCAACGTCGACCATCTCGACGCCGACGTGTCGGGCGCCACGACGCCGCCGGCGGGCTCCGCGCTCTACGTGGCCCCGGGCGGCATCGACGGCGCGGCCGGCACCCAGTCCGCGCCGACCACCCTCACCTCGGCGATCAGCCGGGTCGCCGCCGGCGGAACCATCTACCTGCGCGGCGGCACGTACGCCTACGGGTCGACGGTCACGATCCCGGCCACCAGCAACGGCACCGCGTCCGCCCGCACCACGCTGGCCGCCTACCCGGGGGAGACGCCGGTTCTGAACTTCTCGGCGCAGAGCGAGAGTTCGGCCAACCGCGGGCTTCAGCTGTTCGGCTCGTACTGGCACGTCAAGGGTCTCGTCGTGGAACGCGCCGGGGACAACGGGATCTACGTCGGCGGCAGCGACAACGTCATCGAGCGCACGGTGACCCGCTACAACCGGGACACGGGGCTCCAGCTCGGCCGGATCGCCTCCACCACACCCGCCGCCCAGTGGCCGGCCCGCAACCTGATCCTGAGCGCCGAGTCGCACGACAACGCCGACTCCGACGGCGAGGACGCCGACGGCTTCGCCGCGAAGCTCACCACCGGCACCGGCAACGTCTTCCGGTACGCCGTCTCGCACAACAACATCGACGACGGCTGGGACCTCTACACCAAGACCGACACCGGAGCCATCGGCCCGGTGACCGTCGAGGACTCCCTGTCCTACAACAACGGCACCCTCTCCGACGGGACCGTGAACTCCAACGGCGACCGCAACGGCTACAAGCTCGGCGGCGACGACATCGCCGTGAACCACGTCGTGCGGCGCAGCATCGCCTTCCACAACGGCAAGCACGGGTTCACCTACAACAGCAACCCGGGCTCCATGGCGGTGTCGAACAACCTGAGCGTCGACAACGCCCAGCGCAACTACTCGTGGGACGCCGGGACGGCGGTCTTCCGCGGCAACACCTCGTGCCGGTTCACGGTGAGCGGAGCGAACGACAAGACCGTCGGCGACGCGGACGGCACCAACCAGTTCTGGACGGGCTCCAACGGCAGCCGGTGCGCCTCGTACTCGGGCGCCCTCGGCTGGTCCTTCGCCTCGGACGGCCGCCTGGTCGTGACGCTGGGAGGCAGGCAGGTGACGCTGTAACGGGCACGGCCGGCGCCGTCTCACCGCACGGATCGGGCCGGGCCGAGGGCCCGGCCCGATCCGCCGCTCCGGTGCCCGCAGGCTCACTCACCCGTGACGCGGAACGGTCCGAGCAGTGGCCCCTCCTCAAGCCGCTCGACCGGTTGCGGCTGTGGAACGCGCTGCCCGACAGGCGCCGCACCTGCTTCATCGAGGCCGGTGAGGTAGGTGACATCCGAGGTCACGGCGGAACCCCGGACATCTGTTCCCCGTCAAGAAGGGCGAAGCACGAACAGATGAACGCACGGGACGACATGGGGTG includes:
- a CDS encoding carbohydrate-binding protein, coding for MLVRPVIACAGLVAGALVALSGTTAQAATTRYEAEASPAVCTGTIDSDWTGYSGSGFCNGANSTGGYAQFTVNAATAGTATLSVRFANGAAAARPAALVVNGTTVQTPSFEATGAWSTWVTKTLTVSLVAGANTVRLDPTTSAGLPNVDHLDADVSGATTPPAGSALYVAPGGIDGAAGTQSAPTTLTSAISRVAAGGTIYLRGGTYAYGSTVTIPATSNGTASARTTLAAYPGETPVLNFSAQSESSANRGLQLFGSYWHVKGLVVERAGDNGIYVGGSDNVIERTVTRYNRDTGLQLGRIASTTPAAQWPARNLILSAESHDNADSDGEDADGFAAKLTTGTGNVFRYAVSHNNIDDGWDLYTKTDTGAIGPVTVEDSLSYNNGTLSDGTVNSNGDRNGYKLGGDDIAVNHVVRRSIAFHNGKHGFTYNSNPGSMAVSNNLSVDNAQRNYSWDAGTAVFRGNTSCRFTVSGANDKTVGDADGTNQFWTGSNGSRCASYSGALGWSFASDGRLVVTLGGRQVTL